The genomic segment TTATTGCATTTGACACTTTTTCATCAAAGTCTTTTTTTAAGCTTTTAACCTGCTCAGAAATAGATCGGTTTTTTAATCCTATGCCCCACCATTGTTCACGTTCAATAGCGTTAAGCTTTTCCTGATCTTGAGAGCAAGAATTAACAAGAAGCTTCTTTAATTCATCATAAAAATATTCACTAGTGACATTAATTATATAATCTCGCTCTTTTTCAAGATCATCCATTTCTTTCTGCTTAATAAGCAGTGCTCTTTCATTTTCTTCAACTCCCCTGCGTGTAAAAACTTGTACGTCGATCACTATTCCTTCAACATCTGGAGATGTATATAAAGAAGAATCTGCACAATCAAATGACTTTTCACCAAAAATCGTCATTAATAATTTTGTTTCAGGAGGTAATGAAAGAGAAGGTTTAGGTGTAACTTTACCTACCAAAATATAGCCTGGACCAACTCTTGTACCAATTTTTACTATACCACTATCATCCAAGTGATATAGATTTTCTTCATTAACACCAGGTATAGCACGAGTTATTTTTTCTGACCCTAAAGGAGTATCATGGACAACACATTCAAATTCTTCTATGTGGATGGAAGTAAAGAAATCTTTTTTAACAACCTCACTGGAAATGATAATAGAATCTTCAAAATTATAACCTTGCCAAGACATAAAAGCGACTAGCAAATTTTTACCAAGCGCTAGTTCGCCACTATTAATTGCAGGGCCATCAGCTATTACATCACCCTCTTTAACATAATCACCTACACGTGCTAGTGGCCTTTGATTGATGCAAGTGTTATGATTGGAACGTTGAAATTTCTTAAGGTGGTAAATATCTACACCCAGGTAGTTGATCCTTTTCTCGTCAAAAGCACGTATAACTATAGAGTTACTATCAGAACTATCAACTATACCATCGCGTTTTGCTAAAACTACAGCGCCAGAACCAGAAGCTACAAAGGATTCCATACCAGTTGCAACTAAAGGAGCAGTAGGCTTTAATAAAGGAACAGCTTGACGTTGCATGTTTGAACCCATTAATGCCCTATTGGCATCATCATTTTCTAAAAACGGAATTAAGGAAGCTGCAACTGATATTACCTGTTTAGGAGATACGTCAATGTAACTTACTTGATCACTACTTACCATAACAAAGCTACCTGCATATCTACAATATAGCATATCATCTACAAAACGATTGCTCTTATCGAGTCTTGCACTAGTATCAGCTATATAATACAAACCTTCATCTATTGCAGATAGATATTCGATTTGATCAGTGACAACTCTATTAACTACTTTTCTATAGGGGCTTTCAATAAAACCATATTTATTGACACGCGCATATATAGCTAAGCTGTTGATTAACCCTATATTTTGTCCTTCAGGAGTTTCGATAGGGCAAATTCTTCCATAGTGAGTTGGATGAACGTCACGTACTTCAAAACCTGCTCGGTCTCTCGTTAAACCGCCAGGACCTAATGCCGATAACCTTCTTTTATGTGTTATTTCGGATAACGGATTAGTTTGATCCATAAACTGAGACAATTGAGAAGAATTGAAGAAATCTCTTAAAACATTAGTTAAGACTTTTGGATTAATGAAATCGGAAGGAGAAACTTTATCTAAACTAGAAGTAGACATAGAATCAATTATCGCACGTTCTAACTTTAACAATCCAGCTCTAAATTGATTTTCTATAAATTCTCCAACTGACCTTACTCTTCTATTCCCTAAGTGATCAATATCATCCACAGATCCTTGGCCGTCACGCAATAGTACTATTTTTCTTACAATTTCAATGATATCCTCGTGTGTTAAAACAGTTAAATTCTCATCGTAATTTAACCCAAGGTAAGAGTTAAGTTTCAATCTACCAATACTAGATAGGTCATAATACTCGGGGTTAAAGAAAAGATTATGAAAAAACTCCTCTACTATTTCTAAAACAGGAACTTCACCAGGACGCAAGACTCTATATATTTCATACAGTGCATCCTGATAAGACATTTTTTCATCCAGGAAAAGTGTATTTAATATATAAGGCCCAACAGACAAGTTATCAATATTTAATACTGATATTTCACCTATAGATAATAACTCAAGCTTTTTTATGTCCTCTAACTTTATAGGCTCACCGGCAGATAAGATTTTTGTAGAGCTAACACTATCTATTAAATCTTCTGCGAGGAATAAACCACATATAGAATTAAAAGGCACTAGATACTCTTTTAGCCCATCATCATATAGTTTTTTAGCTAGCCTTGAGGTAATACGAACATTGGCTTTAATCAGCACATTACCTTCAATATCCATTAAGTCAAAAGGTAACCTAACCCCCTTAAATTTATCAGGAATGAAAGGCACCTTCCAACCATTCCTATATTTTATATACTTTATTTGTTCATAAAATCTATCGAGTATATCGTTGTTTGATAGGCCTAATGCTTTTAATAAAACTGAAATTGGTAATTTTCTCTTCCTATCGATACGAAAATACAAATGATCTTTAACATCAAATTCGATATCAAGCCAAGAACCTCTATAAGGAATAATTCTAGCAGAGTAGATTAGTTTGCCAGAGTTATAAGTCTTTCCCTTATCGCTATCAAAAAATACGCCAGGGGATCTATGCATTTGTGAAACTATGACTTTTTCTACACCATTAATGATAAAAGTGCCTTTATCGGTCATCAGTGGTAGCTCACAAAAGTGAACTTCCTGTTCCTCTATAAATTTTATAACAGTTGCAAGTTTAGAAGGATTTTCACTCTCTTTAATTGATTTATATGCATCAAGGGAAATGCCATCCTGCATAATAACAAGACGTATAGAAGCAATAACTCGAGCAGAAAAAGTTATGCCGCGCTTTATACACTCAGACTCATCATATTTAGGGTTATCTATTCTACAGCTTATAAACTCAATAGTAGCCCTGTGCAAAGGATCATTTACTGGAAAAACTGAATGAAAGATAGCTTCAAGCCTTTCATTACCATCATTTTCAGGAGTAAATGACTTGTATGACTCTCTTTGAACTTTAACCAAATCCAATAAAGAATCTTTTAAATCAATCGACCTAGAATAAGAAACCCTAGGAACAAAAGCACCAGAAATACACATATAAGAAGAATCAACCATTAAAATACCCCAAACTAACTAAAAGCGCTACATCAATATAAAATTAATATATTAAATATAAGCATCCTATTCAAGTTCCACTTTGGTTGCTCCCGCTTCAATTAGTTGTTGCTTTATTTTTTCCGCTTCATCTCTAGGGATATTAGCAGTCAAATCTTTAGGTAGGGACTCGACTAGCTCTTTTGCTTCTTTTAAACCTAATGTAGAATTAACCTTTCTAACTGTTCTAATGATTTCCATTTTTTTGCTTGCATCAATTTCTTTAATTACAACTTTACATTCAGTTTTCTCTTGAACAGCAGTATTAGTTGCATTATCACTAGTAGGCGCACCAGCACTAACAGCTCCACCAATAAAAGAACCAGCAGGTAACCCTATTTTTTCCTCTAGAACTTTTACAAGCTCAGAAGCCTCTAATAGATTTAAAGATAATATTTTATCAACCAAATCGTTTGTTACATTACTCATAATTACTACCTTACTTAACAACAAATTTACTTTTTAGAACTATAATAATCCAATACTCTCATGAGCCTCATGGAAAGTGAGTTCATAGATAACGCCAACCGAGCAGGAATACTATAAGATATTAAACGCATAATTTTAATACGCAACTCATCCAGAGAAGGCAATTTAGCCAATTTATTAACATCCTCCACTGTGAGTAATTGATTTAAATGGGCTGCACAAATCACAGACATCTTTTCTTTATTAGCATTAGTAAAATCAACTACTAGCTTTGCAGCTTCTACTATACCACTAGAGTATACAATAGCAACAGGACCAGAAAATCTATCTGATAAATAAGAAAACTTACCAGTTCTTTCCAAAGCCAAGCGAGCTAGAGTATTTTTAACTACTAACATCCCACCTGTCATAGACTTTAGACTGCTCCTAAGGATTAATGAATCATTGGCATTTATTGATTTAAAATTTACCAATATTAAGAAATCATTATTTACAAACACGTTTATTATGTTCTGTATAAACTCATCCTTATTTTTGCGCTTCACAGTATTACTCCCTTAAATTATATCTTCTACTTTGCTTATCTTAAAAGCTTTGCCCATAGTTGAACTTAAAAAGACACTTTTAAAGTACACTCCTTTTACAGAAGTAGGCTTATTATTTTTAATTACTTTAAGAAAGGCTTTCAGATTTTCTAGCAAATCATCAACGCCAAACTTTATGTTTCCTAACTTACCATGAATAATACCATTTTTATCTGTTCTAAACTTTATCTGGCCAGATTTAATGGTTTTAATAGCTTCTGCAACATTAGAAGTAACGGTACCAAATTTAGGATTAGGCATCAATCCTTTAGCACCCAATATTTTTGCAATTTGAGTGATTTTTGCCATAAAATCAGGAGTAGTGATGCACCAATCAACATCCAGCTTGCTACCCTTTTTTACCTCTTCAACTAAATCCTCCCCTCCCACAATATCAGCACCAGCTTTTTTAGCTTCTGATAAGTGCTTATCTTGAGTGAAGACAGCTACCTTAATATCTTTGCCAATACCTTTAGGCAAAACTACTGTACCACGCACCTGTTCTTCAGATTTGCGTGAATCTATACCTAAGTTCACTGCAATGTCAATTGATTCATCAAACTTTGCTGAAGCAAATTCAATAATCTTCTCTAAACAATGTTTAGAGCTACCACTGTATATATTCATGCACCTAACCTTCTATAACTTCTATACCCATAGACTTAGCAGTACCTATAATCATTTTCACTGCTGAATTTTCATTGTCTACTTTCATGTCAACCATTTTACATTTTGCTATTTTAATTATAGCAGACATAGGTAACTTAGCTACTAATTCTTTACCAGGATTACCAGAACTTTTACTCAATTTGGCCTCTTGCTTAAGCAAGTAAGATACTGGTGGACCACCGACAGTAAAATTGTGAGAGCGGTCATCCTTTATGGCAATTCGCACTGTTACTAAATCACCTACTTTATAATTAGCGTTAGCTGCACTAGTCACTTTATTAAAAGCTTCGCAGAATTTAGGAACAGGTATGCCACGCGGACCAAGCACTGAAGCAATTTTTGGCCCGGGAACTGCTTTACCTGCTTCCAGCAATAAGTTAATCTTAGCAACTACAATACTCATAATCAATCCTCTACTTTCTCCACTTGAGCTAGATCTAACTCTATTATTGTTGGCTTACCTAGAATCGATACTTCTACATTAACAACTTTTCTCTCATCATTAATCTCATCTATCTTACCAGTAAAATCTTGAAAAAGGCCATCGTTAATTTTCACCTTTTCGCCCTTCTCATAACCATAACTTAACTTTTTTGTCTCCTGAGCATCATAAAGCGCATTGCACATCGAGCGAATCTCATCATCTGAAATTACCTTTGGAACGTTACCATTTTTTAAGAATCCATAAACTTTAAGAGATTTTGGTATATTATTGACAAAATTTAATACTTCATCACACAAATTCACATATAAAAAGACATAACCAGGAAAACATTTCCTCCGTGTAGCAATTTTTTTAGACCTTAATTCCATTTCGCTTGGTTCTTCATACGGAATAAAAACTTCCTTAAAATAATCATTAACTCCCAACCTTATAGAATTTTCTAATACGTGTTGACATACTTTCTCTTCACAATTGGAAGCAACTCTTAAAATATACCACTTATATTTACTTAACTCTCTGCGCTTCAAACTTATTTCATCATCTGAAACTATTTCAAAATTACCAGACTCATCACTGTGTAATCCAGGCACTTGATTCAAAATATTTTTGCTTTCATCACATAGATGCATGCATACATACATTTCACATGACTCCTTTGTATTAGATTTTGAGTTGCATATTGTTTGATAAGGAATAAATAATTCCTTAAAATAGACAGTATCGCTTACCAACTCACGTATATGATTCTCATATCCATAATCAACTTTAATAATGTACCATTTATATTCATATGCCATAAATAATCCCAAATAAAGCCTTAATTGCATAAAGAGATACAAAATCTACAAAACAAAAGAAAACTGAAAAGCACAATATAACAACTACTACAATAAATAGAGATGATAACACTTCCTGCTTCTTCACCCAGGCAATTCTTCGTATTTCTTGTTTTATATCACAAAAAAAAACACTCAAACTTTTTAACATTTCTACCACAATATTAATGCAGGAGCGATAGGAATTGAACCTACAACCTCTGGTTTTGGAGACCAGCGCTCTACCAATTGAGCTACACTCCTATAACTCAAACTCTTACTCCAAAATTTCGGAAACAACACCAGAACCAACAGTTCTACCGCCTTCTCTTATCGCAAAACGCAACCCCTTGTCCATTGCTATCGGTACTTGCAATTCTACTTCTATACTTACATTATCTCCTGGCATTACCATTTCTTTTCCTTCCAGCAATTTTATACTTCCTGTTACATCTGTAGTCCTTATATAAAATTGTGGCTGATA from the Candidatus Wolbachia massiliensis genome contains:
- the rplL gene encoding 50S ribosomal protein L7/L12, with the translated sequence MSNVTNDLVDKILSLNLLEASELVKVLEEKIGLPAGSFIGGAVSAGAPTSDNATNTAVQEKTECKVVIKEIDASKKMEIIRTVRKVNSTLGLKEAKELVESLPKDLTANIPRDEAEKIKQQLIEAGATKVELE
- the rplJ gene encoding 50S ribosomal protein L10, with the protein product MKRKNKDEFIQNIINVFVNNDFLILVNFKSINANDSLILRSSLKSMTGGMLVVKNTLARLALERTGKFSYLSDRFSGPVAIVYSSGIVEAAKLVVDFTNANKEKMSVICAAHLNQLLTVEDVNKLAKLPSLDELRIKIMRLISYSIPARLALSMNSLSMRLMRVLDYYSSKK
- the rplA gene encoding 50S ribosomal protein L1 is translated as MNIYSGSSKHCLEKIIEFASAKFDESIDIAVNLGIDSRKSEEQVRGTVVLPKGIGKDIKVAVFTQDKHLSEAKKAGADIVGGEDLVEEVKKGSKLDVDWCITTPDFMAKITQIAKILGAKGLMPNPKFGTVTSNVAEAIKTIKSGQIKFRTDKNGIIHGKLGNIKFGVDDLLENLKAFLKVIKNNKPTSVKGVYFKSVFLSSTMGKAFKISKVEDII
- a CDS encoding 50S ribosomal protein L11: MSIVVAKINLLLEAGKAVPGPKIASVLGPRGIPVPKFCEAFNKVTSAANANYKVGDLVTVRIAIKDDRSHNFTVGGPPVSYLLKQEAKLSKSSGNPGKELVAKLPMSAIIKIAKCKMVDMKVDNENSAVKMIIGTAKSMGIEVIEG
- the nusG gene encoding transcription termination/antitermination protein NusG, which translates into the protein MAYEYKWYIIKVDYGYENHIRELVSDTVYFKELFIPYQTICNSKSNTKESCEMYVCMHLCDESKNILNQVPGLHSDESGNFEIVSDDEISLKRRELSKYKWYILRVASNCEEKVCQHVLENSIRLGVNDYFKEVFIPYEEPSEMELRSKKIATRRKCFPGYVFLYVNLCDEVLNFVNNIPKSLKVYGFLKNGNVPKVISDDEIRSMCNALYDAQETKKLSYGYEKGEKVKINDGLFQDFTGKIDEINDERKVVNVEVSILGKPTIIELDLAQVEKVED
- the secE gene encoding preprotein translocase subunit SecE; the encoded protein is MLKSLSVFFCDIKQEIRRIAWVKKQEVLSSLFIVVVVILCFSVFFCFVDFVSLYAIKALFGIIYGI